A single region of the Actinoplanes sp. SE50/110 genome encodes:
- a CDS encoding DUF305 domain-containing protein: MTPSGPVRRAASALLLTAALLGGCTAGTTSAAPAPSGAVNDVDVMFLQMGLAQIAEGDRVAALAEQHAGNPEIGRIAGELRGQWRTEGGTMQRWLLGWSQPTAADPSAGAHAGHGDLHALRESDFTDLAARHGADFDRTAVGMLLGTLHNGMETLRLESAAGAYPPARALATRMTGERQSQIQRLLRLAAG, translated from the coding sequence ATGACACCGAGCGGCCCGGTTCGCCGGGCCGCCTCGGCCCTGCTGCTGACCGCCGCCCTCCTGGGTGGCTGCACCGCCGGCACCACCTCCGCAGCCCCGGCCCCGTCGGGTGCGGTCAACGACGTGGACGTCATGTTCCTGCAGATGGGCCTCGCCCAGATCGCCGAGGGTGACCGGGTCGCCGCGCTGGCCGAGCAGCACGCCGGCAACCCGGAGATCGGCCGGATCGCCGGGGAGCTGCGCGGCCAGTGGCGGACCGAGGGCGGCACCATGCAGCGCTGGCTGCTCGGGTGGTCGCAGCCGACCGCCGCCGACCCGTCGGCCGGCGCGCACGCCGGGCACGGTGACCTGCACGCCCTGCGCGAATCCGACTTCACCGACCTGGCCGCGCGGCACGGCGCCGACTTCGACCGCACCGCGGTCGGCATGCTGCTCGGCACCCTGCACAACGGCATGGAGACGCTGCGCCTGGAGTCCGCCGCGGGGGCATACCCGCCGGCCCGCGCCCTGGCCACCAGGATGACCGGCGAGCGGCAGTCCCAGATCCAGCGCCTGCTACGGCTCGCCGCGGGCTGA
- a CDS encoding lytic polysaccharide monooxygenase: MRRRFTLPALTVAAVAGSLFVAVTPAFAHGYISSPPSRQANCASGAVTGCGDIVYEPQSVEAPKGSTQCNGGGSRFTVLNDNSKSWPAATVGQTVTFNWVLTARHSTATWEYFIGNTLLASFNDGGAQPGATKSHTVSMKGFTGRQTVLARWNIADTVNAFYSCVDLNITGGSTTPTPTPTPTPTPTPTVSPSPTTPPPTSGTTTWAAGTTYKAGDVVVYAGRSYQCRQAHTAINGWEPPNVPALWTAL; this comes from the coding sequence ATGAGACGTCGATTCACCCTGCCCGCCCTGACCGTCGCGGCGGTCGCCGGATCGCTGTTCGTGGCCGTCACCCCGGCGTTCGCGCACGGCTACATCTCCTCACCACCGAGCCGTCAGGCCAACTGCGCCAGCGGCGCGGTGACCGGCTGCGGCGACATCGTCTATGAACCGCAGAGCGTGGAAGCACCGAAGGGTTCGACGCAGTGCAACGGAGGCGGCAGCCGTTTCACCGTGTTGAACGACAACAGCAAGAGCTGGCCGGCCGCCACGGTCGGGCAGACGGTCACCTTCAACTGGGTGCTCACCGCGCGGCACTCGACCGCGACCTGGGAATACTTCATTGGCAACACGCTGCTGGCGTCGTTCAACGACGGCGGAGCGCAACCGGGGGCGACCAAGTCGCACACGGTGAGCATGAAAGGCTTCACCGGGCGGCAGACCGTGCTGGCCCGGTGGAACATCGCGGACACGGTCAACGCGTTCTACTCCTGCGTGGACCTGAACATCACCGGCGGGTCGACGACGCCCACGCCGACCCCGACCCCGACGCCCACACCCACGCCGACGGTCTCGCCGTCGCCGACCACCCCGCCGCCCACGTCGGGCACCACGACCTGGGCGGCAGGCACGACGTACAAAGCCGGCGATGTTGTCGTTTATGCCGGTAGGTCGTATCAGTGCCGGCAGGCACACACCGCGATCAACGGCTGGGAGCCGCCGAACGTGCCGGCTCTGTGGACCGCGCTGTAA
- a CDS encoding polysaccharide biosynthesis protein: protein MQNTPNPATLARLLGKHTEPLFSPATQVSVEGRSVLVTGAGGSIGSEIVRQVHRLNASQVFLLDHDEGALHALQLELLGHGLLDNDSVVLADIRDEQVLDRLFARIRPDLVFHAAAHKHLPLLERYPAEGIKTNILGTANVVRAAARAGVRVFVNISTDKAAAPTSVLGATKRIAERVTSAWAGDAMRVASVRFGNVLGSRGSFLPTLHWQLSNNLPVTITDPAVTRYFMTIPEAAALVVEAGQMASAGETYVLDMGEPMLIEDVVRRMAAALRTEPEIVYTGLRPGEKLHEELHDGIEMLGTTGHPRISTVTSYGAADRGLLYDVAMLAERLAEHDEDRLRAELRSLLRDAAGVDFPVGAGQPLSTGAR from the coding sequence ATGCAGAACACCCCGAACCCGGCCACGCTGGCACGGCTGCTCGGCAAGCACACCGAACCCCTGTTCAGCCCGGCCACCCAGGTGTCGGTCGAGGGCCGCTCGGTGCTGGTCACCGGCGCGGGTGGCTCGATCGGCAGCGAGATCGTGCGCCAGGTGCACCGGCTCAACGCCTCCCAGGTGTTCCTCCTCGACCACGACGAGGGCGCCCTGCACGCCCTGCAGCTGGAGCTGCTCGGCCACGGCCTGCTCGACAACGACAGCGTCGTGCTCGCCGACATCCGCGACGAGCAGGTGCTCGACCGGCTGTTCGCACGGATCCGGCCGGACCTGGTCTTCCACGCCGCCGCGCACAAGCACCTGCCGCTGCTGGAGCGCTACCCGGCGGAGGGCATCAAGACCAACATCCTCGGTACGGCGAACGTGGTGCGCGCCGCGGCCCGGGCCGGCGTGCGGGTGTTCGTGAACATCTCCACCGACAAGGCCGCCGCCCCGACCAGCGTGCTGGGCGCCACCAAGCGGATCGCCGAACGGGTCACCTCGGCGTGGGCCGGCGACGCGATGCGGGTCGCCTCGGTCCGGTTCGGCAACGTGCTGGGCAGCCGCGGCTCGTTCCTGCCGACCCTGCACTGGCAGCTGAGCAACAACCTGCCGGTGACCATCACCGACCCGGCCGTCACCCGCTACTTCATGACCATCCCGGAGGCCGCCGCGCTGGTCGTCGAGGCCGGGCAGATGGCCTCGGCCGGCGAGACGTACGTGCTGGACATGGGCGAGCCGATGCTGATCGAGGACGTGGTCCGCCGGATGGCCGCCGCGCTGCGCACCGAGCCGGAGATCGTCTACACCGGGCTGCGGCCGGGCGAGAAGCTGCACGAGGAGCTGCACGACGGGATCGAGATGCTGGGCACCACCGGGCATCCGCGGATCTCGACGGTCACCTCGTACGGGGCGGCCGACCGCGGTCTGCTGTACGACGTCGCCATGCTCGCCGAGCGCCTCGCCGAGCACGACGAGGACCGGCTCCGCGCCGAGCTGCGCTCCCTGCTGCGCGACGCGGCCGGCGTCGACTTCCCGGTCGGTGCGGGCCAGCCGCTGAGCACGGGCGCTCGATGA
- a CDS encoding glycosyltransferase family 2 protein, whose amino-acid sequence MTIHPAAWAVLAFSFLVIPVLWVLIDRATLIRAGLARPVPAGAEPVQDFTVLVPIYGSVRYLENVDYLAQYGGRVVLCTTDGESAEFYAGLGGIAERHGFRIFRAAGVAGGAGAGGKRATSGTIRDRLVRDALEVAVHTPYVVCIDADTTTERPFGELVGQLVANGYDFASVPLVPTNDRSALGRLQAYEYRTAMKLRIIAPWQVSGACHVARTEAHREVMRRHSLFFQGNDVEAGLLAGALGLRVGHLPFHVATSVPETFKAWYRQRLAWSGGEFRLFAVNAHLLFRHPFFWLYGSVITLAGFPLRWLTLATGGWTLLAIFGLHSALIVYMHWPVRTRWLALMPLYTLFNSVVMTPLGAFWYFRMAIADRNAGLIRTNRPFPAKA is encoded by the coding sequence ATGACCATCCACCCGGCCGCCTGGGCCGTCCTCGCCTTCTCCTTCCTGGTCATCCCGGTGCTCTGGGTGCTGATCGACCGGGCCACCCTGATCCGGGCGGGCCTGGCCCGCCCGGTGCCGGCCGGCGCCGAGCCGGTCCAGGACTTCACCGTCCTGGTCCCGATCTACGGCTCGGTGCGGTATCTGGAGAACGTCGACTATCTGGCCCAGTACGGCGGCCGGGTGGTGCTGTGCACGACCGACGGCGAGTCCGCCGAGTTCTACGCCGGGCTGGGCGGGATCGCCGAGCGGCACGGCTTCCGGATCTTCCGCGCCGCCGGGGTGGCCGGCGGCGCCGGGGCCGGCGGCAAGCGGGCCACCTCCGGCACCATCCGCGACCGCCTGGTCCGGGACGCGCTCGAGGTGGCGGTGCACACCCCGTACGTCGTCTGCATCGACGCCGACACCACCACCGAGCGCCCGTTCGGCGAGCTGGTCGGCCAGCTCGTCGCCAACGGGTACGACTTCGCGTCGGTGCCCCTGGTGCCGACCAACGACCGCAGTGCCCTGGGCCGCCTGCAGGCCTACGAGTACCGCACCGCGATGAAGTTGCGGATCATCGCACCCTGGCAGGTCTCCGGCGCCTGTCACGTGGCCCGCACCGAGGCGCACCGCGAGGTGATGCGCCGCCACTCGCTGTTCTTCCAGGGCAACGACGTCGAGGCGGGCCTGCTCGCCGGCGCCCTCGGCCTGCGCGTCGGCCACCTGCCGTTCCACGTCGCCACCAGCGTCCCGGAAACCTTCAAAGCCTGGTACCGCCAGCGCCTGGCCTGGTCCGGCGGCGAGTTCCGGCTCTTCGCCGTCAACGCGCACCTGCTGTTCCGCCACCCCTTCTTCTGGCTGTACGGCAGCGTGATCACCCTGGCCGGCTTCCCGCTGCGCTGGCTCACCCTGGCCACCGGCGGCTGGACCCTGCTGGCCATCTTCGGCCTGCACAGCGCCCTGATCGTCTACATGCACTGGCCGGTGCGCACCCGCTGGCTCGCCCTGATGCCGCTGTACACCCTGTTCAACAGCGTGGTCATGACCCCGCTCGGCGCCTTCTGGTACTTCCGGATGGCGATCGCCGACCGCAACGCCGGCCTGATCCGCACCAACCGGCCGTTCCCGGCAAAGGCCTGA
- a CDS encoding trans-aconitate 2-methyltransferase, giving the protein MTDDEQTRHQAGTTDDEQTRHQAGTTDDDVTLAEFTDLMRAQESGAGILATLADAVRHPRPDLPIVDLGCGTGLGTLRLAGSFPHHRMVAVEKSAAMRAVLFSRIAYDESLRQRITVLPGDLFTADLPGVWGAAVAVHLVCQLAPAQRADLWRLLAGHLAPGAPAVVDRHYGSTATMRVEERLACRTTVGDCTYERWFACAPADHESITYTDTYRVLRHGRILDERSVSRRSWIATEDDVIAEAGQAGLTVAWTTGEFLALTVEEGRLTHPGAGG; this is encoded by the coding sequence ATGACCGACGACGAGCAGACCCGGCATCAGGCGGGCACGACCGACGACGAGCAGACCCGGCATCAGGCGGGCACGACCGACGACGATGTGACGCTGGCCGAGTTCACCGACCTGATGCGGGCGCAGGAGTCCGGTGCGGGCATCCTGGCCACACTCGCCGATGCGGTGCGCCACCCGCGGCCCGATCTTCCGATCGTCGATCTGGGCTGCGGCACCGGACTCGGCACGCTGCGACTGGCCGGGAGTTTCCCGCACCACCGGATGGTCGCGGTCGAGAAGTCGGCGGCGATGCGCGCCGTCCTGTTCTCGCGGATCGCCTACGACGAGTCGTTGCGGCAGCGGATCACGGTGCTGCCCGGCGACCTGTTCACCGCCGACCTGCCGGGGGTGTGGGGTGCGGCCGTCGCCGTCCACCTGGTGTGTCAGCTGGCCCCGGCTCAGCGCGCCGACCTGTGGCGGCTGCTCGCCGGCCACCTCGCGCCCGGCGCTCCGGCTGTCGTCGACCGGCACTACGGCAGCACGGCGACGATGCGGGTCGAGGAACGCCTGGCCTGCCGCACCACGGTCGGCGACTGCACCTACGAGCGCTGGTTCGCGTGCGCACCCGCGGACCACGAGTCGATCACCTACACCGACACGTACCGGGTACTGCGCCACGGCAGGATCCTGGACGAGCGGAGCGTGTCCCGGCGGTCGTGGATCGCCACCGAGGACGACGTGATCGCCGAAGCCGGCCAGGCGGGCCTGACGGTGGCCTGGACCACCGGCGAGTTCCTGGCCCTCACCGTCGAGGAGGGCCGGCTCACACATCCCGGCGCTGGCGGGTGA
- a CDS encoding helix-turn-helix domain-containing protein, translating into MTASPSDSVDLVTLGQRLRHLRRTRGMTLDQLSEAVGRAPSQLSLIENGKREPKLSVLQAIAAALGVPMQDLLRAEAPSRRAALEIELTHLQQNPVYSALGLPVVKGGRRLPPDALESLIGLHRELNRVLTEQSATPEVARRANAQLRADMRKRNNYFADIEAAANKILLSVRHATGPLSQRGILDVAAQVGFTLHYVNDLPTSTRSVTDLKNRRIYLPQVASGKGHDPRGVVLQTLGHFVLGHNDPADYGDFLRQRVEVNYFAAALLMPEKFAVDFLAAAKADRALAIDDFRDAFGVSYETAAHRFTNLATHHFGIPVHFARVHESGIVYKAYENDNVRFPSDVTGAIEGQPVCRKWASRTVFEADDPYSSFYQFTDTTAGTYWCTVHVESTRSGEFSVTVGTPYEHARWFRGGDVSGRTVSTCPDPDCCRRPPAQLVDRWAGNAWPSARVHSHLLAALPPGTFPGVDNRDVYDFLERRTGS; encoded by the coding sequence GTGACCGCTTCACCTTCTGACTCCGTCGATCTCGTCACTCTCGGGCAGCGTCTGCGGCATTTGCGGCGCACCCGCGGCATGACGCTGGACCAGCTCAGTGAGGCGGTAGGCCGGGCACCCTCCCAGCTGTCGCTGATCGAGAACGGCAAGCGGGAGCCGAAACTCTCCGTGCTGCAGGCGATCGCGGCGGCGCTCGGCGTCCCCATGCAGGACCTGCTGCGCGCGGAGGCGCCCTCGCGGCGGGCCGCGCTGGAGATCGAGCTGACCCATCTACAGCAGAATCCGGTTTATTCCGCGCTGGGCCTGCCGGTGGTCAAGGGCGGCCGGCGGCTGCCGCCCGACGCCCTCGAGTCGCTGATCGGGCTGCACCGCGAGCTGAACCGGGTGCTCACCGAGCAGAGCGCCACCCCCGAGGTGGCCCGCCGCGCCAACGCGCAACTCCGCGCTGACATGCGCAAACGCAACAACTACTTCGCCGACATCGAGGCCGCGGCCAACAAGATCCTGCTTTCCGTACGGCATGCCACCGGCCCGCTGTCGCAACGCGGGATCCTGGACGTCGCCGCCCAGGTGGGGTTCACGCTGCACTACGTGAACGACCTGCCGACCTCGACGCGGTCGGTCACCGACCTGAAGAATCGCCGAATTTATCTGCCGCAGGTGGCCAGCGGGAAGGGCCACGACCCGCGCGGCGTGGTGCTGCAGACCCTCGGCCACTTCGTGCTCGGCCACAACGACCCGGCCGACTACGGCGACTTCCTGCGCCAGCGGGTCGAGGTCAACTACTTCGCGGCGGCGCTGCTGATGCCGGAGAAGTTCGCCGTCGACTTCCTGGCCGCCGCCAAGGCCGACCGGGCCCTGGCGATCGACGACTTCCGGGACGCGTTCGGGGTCAGCTACGAGACCGCGGCGCACCGGTTCACCAACCTGGCCACCCACCACTTCGGGATCCCGGTGCACTTCGCCCGGGTGCACGAGAGCGGGATCGTCTACAAGGCGTACGAGAACGACAACGTGCGCTTCCCGTCCGACGTCACCGGGGCGATCGAGGGGCAGCCGGTGTGTCGCAAGTGGGCGTCCCGGACGGTGTTCGAGGCCGACGATCCGTACTCGTCGTTCTACCAGTTCACCGACACCACGGCGGGCACCTACTGGTGCACGGTGCATGTCGAGTCGACCCGGTCCGGGGAGTTCTCGGTGACCGTCGGGACGCCGTACGAGCACGCCCGTTGGTTCCGCGGCGGGGACGTCTCCGGGCGCACCGTCTCCACCTGCCCCGACCCGGACTGTTGCCGCCGGCCGCCGGCGCAACTGGTGGACCGCTGGGCGGGCAACGCGTGGCCCAGCGCCCGGGTGCACTCGCATCTGCTGGCCGCGCTGCCGCCGGGCACCTTCCCGGGGGTGGACAACCGGGACGTCTACGACTTCCTGGAGCGGCGGACCGGTTCCTAG
- the aceA gene encoding isocitrate lyase: MTELAETRGGTAADLTQAWASDPRWAGVKRTYTAEDVVKLRGTLQERHTLAERGAAKLWELLHTEDYINALGSLTGGQATQMVRAGLKAIYLSGWQVAADANLSGHTYPDQSLYPANSVPAVVRRINNALLRADQIDTSNGKYERDWFAPIVADAEAGFGGPLNAFELMKAMIAAGAAGVHWEDQLASEKKCGHLGGKVLIPTQQHIRTLNAARLAADVAGVPSLVIARTDALAADLLTSDVDERDKPFVTGERTAEGFYRVTPGDDAAIARGIAYADYADMLWVETGKPDLEFARKFAEAVHAVHPGKLLSYNCSPSFNWKKNLDDADIARFQKELGAMGYKFQFVTLAGFHALNHSMFELAKGYAESGMTAYVKLQEAEFAAEADGYTATKHQAEVGTGYFDAVSTALNPESSTTALSGSTEAEQF; encoded by the coding sequence ATGACTGAGCTTGCCGAAACCAGGGGCGGTACCGCTGCGGACCTCACTCAGGCGTGGGCCAGCGACCCCCGGTGGGCGGGTGTCAAGCGCACCTACACCGCCGAGGACGTCGTCAAGCTGCGGGGCACCCTGCAGGAGCGGCACACGCTTGCCGAGCGTGGCGCGGCCAAGCTGTGGGAGCTGCTGCACACCGAGGACTACATCAACGCGCTGGGTTCACTGACCGGCGGCCAGGCGACCCAGATGGTGCGCGCCGGCCTCAAGGCGATCTACCTGTCCGGCTGGCAGGTCGCGGCGGACGCGAACCTGTCCGGCCACACCTACCCGGACCAGTCGCTGTACCCGGCGAACTCGGTGCCCGCGGTGGTCCGGCGGATCAACAACGCGCTGCTGCGCGCCGACCAGATCGACACCTCGAACGGCAAGTACGAGCGTGACTGGTTCGCCCCGATCGTCGCCGACGCGGAGGCCGGCTTCGGTGGCCCGCTCAACGCGTTCGAGCTGATGAAGGCCATGATCGCGGCCGGCGCGGCGGGCGTGCACTGGGAGGACCAGCTGGCCAGCGAGAAGAAGTGCGGCCACCTGGGCGGCAAGGTGCTGATCCCGACCCAGCAGCACATCCGCACCCTGAACGCGGCGCGCCTGGCGGCCGACGTGGCCGGCGTCCCGTCGCTGGTCATCGCCCGTACCGACGCTCTCGCGGCGGACCTGCTCACCTCCGACGTGGACGAGCGTGACAAGCCGTTCGTCACCGGCGAGCGCACCGCCGAGGGCTTCTACCGGGTCACCCCGGGCGACGACGCGGCGATCGCCCGCGGCATCGCCTACGCCGACTACGCCGACATGCTGTGGGTCGAGACCGGCAAGCCGGACCTCGAGTTCGCCCGCAAGTTCGCCGAGGCCGTGCACGCGGTGCACCCCGGCAAGCTGCTGTCGTACAACTGCTCGCCGTCGTTCAACTGGAAGAAGAACCTGGACGACGCCGACATCGCCCGCTTCCAGAAGGAGCTGGGCGCGATGGGGTACAAGTTCCAGTTCGTCACCCTGGCCGGCTTCCACGCTCTCAACCACTCGATGTTCGAGCTGGCCAAGGGCTACGCGGAGAGCGGCATGACCGCCTACGTGAAGCTGCAGGAGGCGGAGTTCGCGGCCGAGGCCGACGGTTACACCGCCACCAAGCACCAGGCCGAGGTCGGCACCGGTTACTTCGACGCCGTCTCCACCGCCCTCAACCCCGAGTCGTCCACCACGGCGCTGTCCGGCAGCACCGAGGCCGAGCAGTTCTGA
- the aceB gene encoding malate synthase A has protein sequence MGAEEITITGTTADRYSEILTPEAVAFVVALDREFGARRVQLLERRRRRRATRTTDLDFLPSTRAIRDDASWQVAAPAADLRDRRVEITGPPERKMTINALNSGAKVWMADFEDATSPTWENVILGQVNLKDALDGTLDWTAPDGRRYEVGADLPTIMVRPRGWHLPECHLRIGGRAVSASLFDFGLYLFHCGQRQIDRGSGPYFYLPKLESHLEARLWNDVFVFAQEQLGIPRGTIRATVLIETINAAFEMDEILYELREHSAGLNAGRWDYLFSMIKNRPDVVLPERSQVTMTAPFMRAYTELLVKTCHRRGAHAIGGMAAVVPSRDPVAAKRALNQVRQDKRREVGDGFDGSWVAHPALVETCREVFDQWLGDEPHQIVRKRDDVRVGAAELLDVKATAVAVGEVALRNNISVSLRYIASWLGGRGAVALGGLMEDAATAEICRAQLWQWISSGTPTDYGVPVTAAMVTRMLREELDVLSETGALDEEAARLFGQARTLLTVLLTERTCPEFLTLPAYLRHLSGGSAPVVTRATVAA, from the coding sequence ATGGGTGCCGAAGAGATCACCATCACCGGAACCACCGCAGACCGATACTCCGAGATTCTGACCCCCGAGGCCGTCGCGTTCGTGGTGGCACTGGACCGGGAGTTCGGTGCCCGGCGGGTGCAGCTGCTGGAGCGCCGCCGGCGCCGCCGGGCCACCCGCACCACGGACCTGGACTTCCTGCCCTCCACCCGGGCCATCCGCGACGACGCGTCGTGGCAGGTGGCGGCCCCGGCCGCGGACCTGCGCGACCGCCGCGTCGAGATCACCGGCCCGCCCGAGCGCAAAATGACCATCAACGCGCTGAACTCCGGCGCCAAGGTCTGGATGGCCGACTTCGAGGACGCCACCTCTCCCACCTGGGAGAACGTGATCCTCGGCCAGGTCAACCTGAAGGACGCGCTGGACGGCACTCTCGACTGGACGGCCCCCGACGGCCGCCGGTACGAGGTGGGCGCCGACCTGCCCACCATCATGGTCCGCCCGCGCGGCTGGCACCTGCCCGAGTGCCACCTGCGGATCGGCGGCCGCGCGGTCTCCGCGTCGCTGTTCGACTTCGGTCTGTACCTGTTCCACTGCGGGCAGCGGCAGATCGACCGGGGTTCCGGCCCGTACTTCTACCTGCCGAAGCTGGAGTCGCACCTGGAGGCCCGCCTCTGGAACGACGTCTTCGTCTTCGCCCAGGAGCAGCTCGGCATCCCGCGCGGCACGATCCGGGCCACCGTGCTGATCGAGACGATCAACGCGGCCTTCGAGATGGACGAGATCCTCTACGAGCTGCGCGAGCACTCGGCGGGTCTCAACGCCGGCCGCTGGGACTACCTGTTCAGCATGATCAAGAACCGGCCGGACGTGGTCCTGCCCGAGCGGTCCCAGGTCACCATGACCGCGCCGTTCATGCGGGCCTACACCGAACTGCTGGTCAAGACGTGCCACCGGCGCGGTGCCCACGCGATCGGCGGGATGGCCGCGGTCGTCCCCAGCCGTGACCCGGTCGCCGCCAAGCGTGCCCTCAACCAGGTCCGCCAGGACAAGCGCCGCGAGGTCGGCGACGGCTTCGACGGCTCCTGGGTGGCGCACCCCGCGCTGGTCGAGACCTGCCGCGAGGTCTTCGACCAGTGGCTCGGCGACGAGCCGCACCAGATCGTCCGCAAGCGCGACGACGTGCGGGTCGGCGCCGCGGAACTCCTCGATGTGAAGGCCACCGCGGTCGCCGTCGGCGAGGTCGCGCTGCGCAACAACATCAGCGTCTCGCTGCGTTACATCGCCTCCTGGCTGGGCGGCCGCGGCGCGGTCGCGCTCGGCGGACTCATGGAGGACGCCGCCACCGCGGAGATCTGCCGGGCCCAGCTCTGGCAGTGGATCTCGTCGGGCACCCCCACCGACTACGGCGTCCCGGTCACGGCCGCCATGGTCACCCGGATGCTCCGCGAGGAGCTGGACGTGCTCAGCGAGACCGGTGCGCTGGACGAGGAGGCGGCCCGGCTCTTCGGCCAGGCCCGCACGCTCCTCACGGTCCTGCTCACCGAACGGACGTGCCCGGAGTTCCTGACCCTGCCGGCATACCTACGGCACCTGTCGGGCGGGTCGGCTCCGGTCGTCACGAGGGCTACTGTCGCGGCCTGA
- a CDS encoding VOC family protein, with product MTKLSGREIAERAPGGWVYLLGVLRTRLRTGDFATGLALVDAIGAVAEEMDHHPDLDLRYGFVDVRTSSHDVGAVTGRDLRLAQAISELAGRAGVALDPAGLGGLEWALDTPAANGVAPFWAAVLGMRQQDHDGVNDEVRDPSGTLPAIWFQRSGSEEPRQRWHPDVWIDPSEVPTRIDAAVAAGGTLVSDANAPSFWVLADPEGNKVCLCTWQDRG from the coding sequence ATGACGAAGCTGAGTGGGCGGGAGATCGCGGAGCGGGCGCCGGGTGGGTGGGTCTACCTGCTGGGGGTGCTGCGGACCCGGCTGCGGACCGGGGACTTCGCCACCGGGCTGGCGCTGGTCGACGCGATCGGGGCGGTGGCCGAGGAGATGGATCACCATCCGGATCTGGATCTGCGGTACGGGTTCGTGGACGTGCGGACCAGCAGCCACGACGTGGGTGCGGTGACCGGGCGGGACCTGCGACTGGCTCAGGCGATCTCGGAGCTGGCCGGCAGAGCCGGGGTGGCGCTCGACCCGGCCGGACTGGGTGGGCTCGAATGGGCGCTGGACACTCCCGCGGCGAACGGGGTGGCGCCGTTCTGGGCGGCGGTGCTCGGGATGCGGCAGCAGGACCACGACGGGGTCAACGACGAGGTGCGCGATCCGTCCGGGACGCTGCCGGCGATCTGGTTCCAGCGGTCCGGGAGCGAGGAGCCGCGGCAGCGCTGGCATCCCGACGTGTGGATCGACCCGAGCGAGGTGCCGACGCGGATCGATGCGGCGGTCGCGGCGGGCGGGACGCTGGTGAGTGACGCGAACGCGCCGAGCTTCTGGGTGCTCGCCGACCCCGAGGGGAACAAGGTCTGCCTCTGCACCTGGCAGGACCGCGGCTGA